The Stegostoma tigrinum isolate sSteTig4 chromosome 38, sSteTig4.hap1, whole genome shotgun sequence genome contains a region encoding:
- the LOC132206445 gene encoding ferritin, middle subunit-like, translated as MASQISQNYHQDCEAAVNKQINVELTASYLYQSLMSYFDQDDVALAHFSRFFKDQSQEKREHAEKLLKFQNQRGGRVLLQDVKKPERDEWGNSLQAMQVALDLEKNVNQSLLDLHQLATAQTDPHLCDFLETHYLDEEVEIIKQLGDYITNLKRLGAPENGMGEYLFDRLSLEDSS; from the exons atggcctcccagatcagtcagaactatcaccaggattgtgaagctgctgtcaacaagcagattaatgtggagctcactgcctcctatctctatcagtctttg atgtcctactttgaccaGGACGATGTTGCCCTCGCCCATTTCTCCCggttcttcaaagatcagtcccaggagaagcgggaacatgcagaaaagctgctgaaattccagaatcagcgtggaggccgagtcctcctccaggatgtgaag aagccagagagggacgagtggggtaacagcctgcaggcaatgcaggttgccctggatctggagaagaatgtgaaccagagtttgctggatctacaccaactcgccacagcccagactgaccctcat ctgtgtgacttcctggagactcactatttggatgaggaggtggagatcatcaagcaactcggggactacatcaccaacctgaagcgcctgggagcccctgagaatgggatgggagagtacctgtttgacaggctctccctggaggacagcagttag
- the LOC132206490 gene encoding ferritin, heavy subunit-like: protein MASQISQNYHQDCEAAVNKQINVELTASYLYQSLMSYFDRDDVALAHVSRFFKDQSQEKQEHAEKLLKFQNQRGGRVLLQDVKVGVFVVSTTASTMQVALDLEKNVNQSLLDLHQLSTAQTDPHLCDFLETHYLDEEQQKVKTALYLLTQLPDHQGLKEEAQQALISIQLAEAAEL, encoded by the exons atggcctcccagatcagtcagaactatcaccaggattgtgaagctgctgtcaacaagcagattaatgtggagctcactgcctcctatctctatcagtctttg atgtcctactttgaccgggatgatgttgccctcgCCCATGTCTCCCggttcttcaaagatcagtcccaagagaagcaggaacatgcagagaagctgctgaaattccagaatcagcgtggaggcagagtcctcctccaggatgtgaaggttggagtttTTG tggttagcacaactgcATCA acaatgcaggttgccctggatctggagaagaatgtgaaccagagtttgctggatctacaccaactctccacagcccagactgaccctcat ctgtgtgacttcctggagactcactatttggatgaggag CAACAAAAAGTGAAAACAGCCCTTTATCTACTGACCCAGCTGCCTGATCACCAAGGTCTAAAGGAAGAGGCCCAGCAGGCTCTGATTTCAATCCAGCTGGCGGAAGCAGCAGAGCTGTGA
- the LOC132206554 gene encoding ferritin, heavy subunit-like, translating into MASQISQNYHQDCEAAVNKQINVELTASYLYQSLMSYFDRDDVALPHVSRFFKHQSQEKREHAEKLLNFQNQRGGRVLLQDVKKPERDEWGNSLQAMQVALDLEKNVNQSLLDLHQVATAQTDPHLCDFLETHYLDEEVRIIKQLGDYITNLKRLGAPENGMGEYLFDRLSLEDSS; encoded by the exons atggcctcccagatcagtcagaactatcaccaggattgtgaagctgctgtcaacaagcagatcaatgtggagctcactgcctcctatctctatcagtctttg atgtcctactttgaccgggatgatgttgccctcccccatgtctcccgcttcttcaaacatcagtcccaggagaagcgggaacatgcagagaagctgctgaacttccagaatcagcgtggaggccgggtcctcctccaggatgtgaag aagccagagagggatgagtggggtaacagcctgcaggcaatgcaggttgccctggatctggagaagaatgtgaaccagagtttgttGGATCTACACCAAGtcgccacagcccagactgaccctcat ctgtgtgacttcctggagacccactatttggatgaggaggtgaggatcatcaagcaactcggggactacatcaccaacctgaagcgcctgggagcccctgagaatgggatgggagagtacctgtttgacaggctctccctggaggacagcagttag